From Pelosinus fermentans DSM 17108, the proteins below share one genomic window:
- a CDS encoding iron-sulfur cluster carrier protein MrpORP has translation MSCNSTTTDHDFEAQSQKINNFLQNVDHKIVVMSGKGGVGKSTIATNLAVFLSSQGYKVGLLDVDVHGPSVAGLLGLTDLKLNIINNRIQPYSYTDNLKVISIQGLLNHPDEPLIWRGPMKIGIIRQFLGDADWGSLDFLIIDSPPGTGDEPLTVAQTVIDCQAVIVTTPQEISLADVRKSIQFCQKVNMPILGLIENMSGFVCPSCNSLHAIFKSGGGEKLATAVNIPFLGRLPIDPSVVTAGDAGQSIDSLNNPSKEKLQGIVEQIINQLPNKKKGADSTMKIAIPLAGGKLATHFGHCQEFAIMTIDNGNVIKHETLTPPPHAPGVIPNWVADLGCTDILVGGMGEAAQVILKERGVKVSCGAPSDTPENLVALYLRGELVDSGNACDHDAHGHDCGSH, from the coding sequence ATGTCTTGTAACTCAACTACTACAGATCATGATTTTGAAGCACAAAGCCAAAAAATAAATAATTTCTTGCAGAATGTCGACCACAAGATCGTTGTCATGAGTGGTAAAGGCGGCGTCGGGAAAAGTACGATTGCCACTAACTTAGCCGTATTTCTTAGCAGCCAGGGCTATAAAGTCGGCCTATTGGACGTGGATGTACACGGTCCAAGTGTTGCTGGTCTTTTAGGACTTACTGACCTAAAACTAAATATTATTAACAATCGAATACAACCTTATTCTTATACCGATAATTTAAAGGTAATCTCTATCCAAGGATTATTAAATCACCCAGATGAACCGCTCATCTGGCGAGGTCCAATGAAAATCGGCATTATCCGCCAATTTCTAGGCGATGCAGATTGGGGTTCCTTAGATTTCCTCATTATCGACAGTCCACCCGGAACTGGCGATGAACCTTTGACAGTAGCTCAAACAGTAATTGACTGCCAAGCTGTTATCGTAACAACTCCTCAAGAAATTTCGCTGGCAGATGTACGCAAGTCTATTCAGTTCTGTCAAAAGGTAAATATGCCAATTTTAGGTCTAATTGAAAATATGAGTGGATTCGTATGCCCCTCTTGCAATAGCCTACATGCCATCTTCAAAAGCGGTGGTGGCGAAAAATTGGCAACGGCTGTGAATATTCCATTCCTAGGTCGCCTACCCATTGATCCTAGCGTGGTCACTGCTGGCGATGCTGGTCAATCCATTGATAGTTTGAACAATCCTAGCAAAGAAAAACTGCAAGGGATTGTCGAACAAATTATTAACCAACTTCCCAATAAAAAGAAAGGTGCTGATTCAACTATGAAAATTGCGATTCCATTAGCTGGAGGTAAACTTGCTACCCATTTTGGTCATTGCCAAGAATTCGCCATTATGACTATCGATAATGGTAACGTTATCAAACATGAAACTTTGACCCCACCTCCTCATGCTCCTGGTGTCATTCCTAACTGGGTGGCTGATCTAGGATGTACTGACATTTTAGTCGGCGGCATGGGTGAAGCGGCCCAGGTCATTTTAAAAGAACGTGGCGTAAAAGTCTCGTGTGGTGCCCCATCGGATACTCCTGAAAACTTGGTTGCCCTCTATCTGCGCGGCGAACTTGTCGACTCTGGCAACGCCTGCGACCATGACGCTCACGGTCATGACTGCGGCAGTCATTAA
- a CDS encoding MBL fold metallo-hydrolase — protein MRLTILIDNTANMRDLKAESGFSLYIEDQSTKILFDTGCSALFMENAHKLGINLREADYIILSHGHYDHTWGLKHLLHLYFTADTPHSSKPILLTHPLSFSHRTKDGKNMGCNVSEEELMSSFTIHKSKTPLWISKQLVFLGEIERKFPYEGNHTIGQIIKNGIAVNDSMEDDTALAYKSSQGLVIITGCSHSGICNIVEQAKEICQDDRVLSIIGGLHLRKPSIEQLNGTITYLRQTNVRKLYACHCTDQPSRIALAQLGNLCETTVGLTLEYP, from the coding sequence ATGCGACTTACTATCCTCATTGATAATACAGCCAATATGCGAGACCTGAAAGCTGAATCTGGTTTTTCCCTCTACATTGAAGATCAATCAACTAAAATTTTATTTGACACTGGCTGTTCTGCTCTATTTATGGAGAATGCCCATAAACTTGGCATTAATTTACGGGAAGCAGATTACATCATATTATCCCATGGTCATTATGACCATACTTGGGGCCTCAAACACCTACTCCATTTGTACTTCACTGCCGACACGCCTCATAGCTCTAAGCCTATATTATTAACCCATCCATTGTCCTTTAGTCACCGGACAAAGGACGGCAAAAACATGGGTTGCAATGTATCAGAAGAAGAACTGATGAGCTCCTTTACGATCCACAAGAGTAAGACTCCATTGTGGATTAGCAAGCAACTCGTTTTCTTAGGTGAAATAGAACGTAAATTCCCATATGAAGGAAATCACACGATTGGCCAAATTATCAAAAACGGCATTGCTGTCAATGACTCCATGGAAGACGATACTGCGCTCGCCTACAAATCAAGCCAAGGGCTTGTCATTATCACAGGCTGCTCCCATTCGGGCATATGCAATATCGTGGAGCAGGCTAAAGAAATTTGTCAAGATGATCGAGTGCTATCCATCATCGGCGGACTGCACCTACGAAAACCATCAATCGAACAACTTAATGGTACCATTACCTATCTACGCCAAACGAATGTCAGAAAGCTGTATGCCTGCCACTGCACAGATCAGCCTTCACGCATTGCTTTGGCACAACTAGGTAACCTTTGTGAAACAACCGTCGGACTGACTCTGGAATATCCATAA
- a CDS encoding FAD-dependent oxidoreductase — MKKIVIIGGVAAGLKAAAKARRCDPKASIIVLERGELISYGACGMPYYVSGDVKDIDDLMKTPVGAMRNSTFFKNVKDITVLTKTEATAIDREAKTVKVQKRVSGEEEVIPYDKLVIATGASAIKPPLAGVELSNIYQLWHPDDAKAVRQGLEGNQFKSAVIIGAGLIGMEMAEALTKWKIPVTVVEMKNQVFPAFLDTEIGGIVGKYVQDKGITLLLDEKVVRFTGDTSVAAVETDKRSIPADLVILAIGARPNVELAKAAGLVIGSTGAIVVDEEMRTSDPDIYAGGDCVENVNVMSGKKVFAPMGSTANKHGRIIGENLCGGHLKFKGVLTTAVAQIHSLSVGKTGLTERDTKQLGYDYITTMVAGHDKPHYMPGAKLITVKLIVDANTSKVLGMQAVGEGDVSKRIDVVATVLTLGGSIEDLFDIDLSYAPPYNSPIDNVVVAANTLMNKLAGKFKGISSLEAKEKMTSGDTVFLDVRSPEECKQIRLADYENITYIPLGQLRSRLVELNKNDEIIAFCKISLRGYEAEGILEGVGFENVKVLEGGIVSWPFVCDKKNDC, encoded by the coding sequence ATGAAAAAAATTGTAATCATTGGTGGTGTTGCTGCTGGGCTGAAGGCGGCTGCTAAAGCCAGACGCTGTGATCCAAAAGCCAGCATTATAGTGCTGGAAAGAGGAGAACTTATTTCCTACGGTGCCTGTGGCATGCCCTATTATGTAAGCGGTGACGTAAAGGATATTGATGATTTGATGAAAACCCCGGTGGGGGCAATGCGTAACTCGACATTTTTTAAAAACGTTAAGGATATTACGGTGCTGACGAAAACAGAGGCTACTGCTATTGACAGGGAGGCCAAGACGGTAAAGGTTCAGAAGCGAGTATCAGGGGAAGAAGAGGTAATTCCTTATGACAAACTGGTCATTGCCACTGGAGCATCAGCTATCAAACCACCGCTGGCTGGAGTGGAACTTTCTAATATCTATCAACTTTGGCATCCAGATGATGCAAAAGCTGTACGACAAGGCTTAGAAGGCAATCAGTTCAAGAGTGCTGTTATTATTGGTGCAGGGCTGATTGGTATGGAAATGGCTGAAGCATTGACTAAATGGAAAATCCCAGTTACCGTTGTAGAGATGAAAAACCAAGTATTTCCTGCCTTTTTGGATACTGAAATAGGCGGGATTGTGGGTAAATATGTACAGGATAAAGGTATTACCCTGTTGCTGGATGAAAAAGTTGTACGCTTTACTGGTGATACCTCTGTAGCAGCGGTGGAGACTGACAAGCGTAGTATTCCTGCTGACTTAGTGATATTGGCAATCGGCGCACGTCCCAATGTAGAATTAGCCAAAGCAGCTGGGCTGGTCATAGGTTCAACAGGGGCCATCGTCGTAGACGAAGAAATGCGCACCAGTGATCCCGATATCTATGCTGGCGGTGATTGCGTGGAGAATGTAAATGTAATGTCTGGGAAAAAAGTATTTGCGCCTATGGGTTCGACGGCTAATAAGCACGGCCGGATTATTGGTGAAAACTTGTGCGGTGGGCATCTTAAATTTAAAGGTGTCCTTACTACTGCGGTAGCTCAAATACATAGCCTTAGCGTTGGCAAAACGGGTCTGACAGAGCGAGATACCAAACAGCTTGGATATGACTACATCACCACTATGGTGGCGGGGCATGACAAACCTCATTATATGCCAGGGGCAAAACTAATTACTGTAAAATTGATCGTTGATGCTAACACTAGTAAAGTACTGGGAATGCAAGCAGTCGGTGAAGGCGACGTATCTAAACGGATAGACGTTGTGGCAACAGTGCTAACGCTAGGTGGAAGTATTGAGGATTTGTTTGATATTGATCTATCGTATGCTCCACCTTATAATTCTCCTATTGATAACGTAGTAGTGGCTGCCAATACCCTTATGAATAAACTGGCAGGCAAGTTCAAGGGTATCTCATCTCTGGAAGCCAAAGAAAAAATGACGTCTGGTGATACGGTCTTTCTTGATGTACGTAGTCCAGAAGAATGCAAGCAGATACGTTTGGCTGATTACGAAAATATTACATATATTCCCTTAGGACAACTGCGTAGCCGATTAGTTGAACTGAATAAAAATGATGAAATTATAGCTTTTTGCAAAATAAGTTTACGAGGCTATGAAGCAGAAGGTATTTTGGAAGGCGTGGGATTTGAGAACGTCAAGGTATTGGAAGGTGGCATTGTATCTTGGCCCTTTGTCTGTGATAAAAAAAATGATTGTTGA
- a CDS encoding TIGR03905 family TSCPD domain-containing protein produces the protein MITFIPKGVCSKKIEFEVENGRIKNVKFDGGCMGNLNAISKLIEGMPVDEVIQKFKGNLCRNQTSCTDQLARALEELQNKS, from the coding sequence ATGATTACATTCATTCCCAAGGGAGTATGTTCGAAGAAAATTGAATTTGAAGTGGAAAATGGCAGGATAAAAAATGTGAAATTTGATGGCGGTTGTATGGGAAATCTCAATGCTATCAGCAAATTGATTGAGGGAATGCCGGTGGACGAGGTGATTCAAAAATTCAAAGGAAATCTTTGTCGTAATCAAACTTCTTGCACTGATCAATTGGCAAGGGCCCTGGAAGAACTACAGAATAAATCATAG
- a CDS encoding class I SAM-dependent methyltransferase gives MSHKFSVKDKKKLDNPERRKLLPPEATLEKLQLYKEDIVADVGCGIGYFSIPAALIVGEIGKIYAMDISTEMLSEVHVRATENNVGNIEIVKTVENSLIVDDESVTYAFICNVLHETNDLSSFLQEVKRILAWDGKVAIIEWKKQESHMGPPISHRIAEAELIETLKHMEFQDISKIDLGDEFYGIIGKKQRE, from the coding sequence ATGTCTCATAAATTTTCAGTAAAAGATAAAAAAAAATTGGATAATCCTGAAAGAAGAAAACTATTGCCTCCAGAAGCTACGTTAGAAAAACTACAGTTGTACAAGGAAGATATTGTAGCAGATGTGGGCTGTGGAATCGGATATTTTAGTATTCCTGCCGCTCTTATCGTTGGCGAAATAGGAAAAATCTATGCAATGGATATTTCCACTGAGATGCTGAGTGAAGTACATGTAAGAGCAACGGAGAATAATGTAGGCAATATTGAAATAGTTAAAACCGTTGAAAATAGCTTAATAGTTGATGATGAAAGTGTTACCTATGCGTTTATTTGCAATGTACTTCATGAGACCAATGATTTAAGCAGCTTTTTGCAGGAAGTAAAAAGGATCTTAGCATGGGATGGCAAAGTGGCAATTATAGAATGGAAGAAACAGGAGAGTCATATGGGTCCTCCCATTAGCCATAGAATTGCGGAAGCGGAACTTATTGAAACACTAAAACATATGGAGTTTCAAGATATCAGTAAAATAGATCTTGGTGACGAGTTTTATGGAATCATAGGGAAAAAACAGAGGGAATAA
- a CDS encoding 4Fe-4S binding protein — translation MQVIWKKYGFSILLLYLSVGFFVWPVLGVVALICMLAPVVVALYRDREWCGSYCPRGSLWDNVFTKINSRKHVPQWAKSTWFRSFMLLVIFIVFGGQMYYAWPNLDAIGLVFLRIILITTLFGGALALLYSPRTWCNFCPMGTLASWVSAGKKPMSVANTCVSCKLCAKECPMQLEPYKAKGSQFIDSDCIKCEECIHVCPKKSLSFEKNLVVKNF, via the coding sequence ATGCAAGTGATTTGGAAAAAGTATGGGTTCAGCATTCTATTACTATATCTTTCTGTGGGCTTTTTCGTCTGGCCAGTTCTCGGAGTGGTTGCGCTAATCTGTATGTTAGCACCTGTAGTTGTAGCATTATATAGGGACAGGGAATGGTGTGGATCTTATTGTCCTAGAGGAAGTCTTTGGGATAACGTTTTCACTAAAATAAATTCTCGTAAGCACGTCCCGCAATGGGCTAAATCAACTTGGTTTCGAAGCTTCATGTTATTGGTTATTTTTATCGTCTTTGGGGGTCAGATGTACTATGCATGGCCAAACTTAGATGCCATTGGTTTAGTGTTCCTCAGAATTATTTTAATCACCACTCTTTTTGGAGGGGCTCTTGCGTTACTATATAGCCCACGTACCTGGTGTAATTTTTGCCCGATGGGAACCTTAGCATCCTGGGTTTCAGCCGGTAAAAAGCCCATGTCAGTGGCGAATACCTGCGTAAGTTGTAAGTTATGCGCGAAAGAATGTCCTATGCAGCTTGAACCCTATAAAGCAAAAGGATCACAGTTTATCGATTCAGATTGCATTAAATGTGAAGAATGCATTCATGTTTGTCCTAAGAAATCTCTGTCATTTGAAAAGAATTTAGTTGTTAAAAATTTTTAA
- a CDS encoding metal-sensitive transcriptional regulator — protein sequence MPNTSTQKEVLNRLRNVKGHVAGIERMVGENAPCKDVLLQLLAIRSSIEKIGIFILENNAAECLISDSIPPEEKEKVNQLVKDIVAFLK from the coding sequence ATGCCAAATACTAGCACCCAAAAAGAAGTACTGAACCGATTACGTAATGTTAAAGGCCATGTTGCTGGAATTGAGCGTATGGTTGGTGAAAATGCTCCTTGTAAGGATGTTCTTCTGCAGCTATTGGCTATACGTTCTTCAATAGAAAAGATAGGAATATTTATTTTAGAAAACAATGCTGCCGAATGTCTCATCTCCGACAGCATACCACCAGAGGAAAAAGAAAAAGTAAATCAATTAGTCAAAGACATAGTTGCTTTCTTAAAGTGA
- a CDS encoding phosphoenolpyruvate synthase gives MTPYVLFFEQIDHLSLPYVGGKGANLGELTKAGFPVPDGFCVTTYAYRDFIATSPKMDTLFAALKAIDPTDLNLIRELGEQIRTHLQQLAIPTQIRDEIIQAWTKQGANHAYAVRSSATAEDLPNASFAGQQDTYLNIKGQDELLQHVRKGWASLFTDRAIAYRAKNAFDHSEVYLSIVVQQMVMPDISGILFTADPVNGNRSVVSIDASFGLGEALVSGLVSADLYKVKNDRIIYKKISQKKVAIYSLPEGGTITQELPEAQQGQQALTDQQIIDLAALGKQIQQHYGTPQDIEFCMVKENFFIVQSRPITTLYPLPEIPEQPLRVLLSFGHIQMMPNAIKPLGRSVLRTAFPPQVFVEAGSRIYIDLTDFLLSKIVRIFFPKLLKLADEAMSRSLHSVVKRPGIFAGNLHSNTPGTACKIAAPILKKAWKILRTGDPRLAKPRIETFMQEKMQQTRQALSSVQGAERLKVVQQQLDGMLMDIIQEIIPYVVPGVLANKLLEKLLIRWMGDAAELHTLNKSLPGNVTTELGLQLGDLADLLRKLPEVAEYLKTADDQTFYTGLAQVAGGNTFRHAFEKFIDQYGMRCPGEIDLTNPRWRERPTQLLSAIFSHMRSVKPGEHRQRFAEGKKEADEAILRILSHVKDNRFNLKLATRLIAVFRYMGGLREHHKYLMSVILDECQKVIMAEVNELVTMGRLEQAQDAYFLSLEELIQMSQDDFSGNAADLIAKRKEQYQWHQNLKPPRIMTSEGEIIIVPPDRKNVPEGTLIGSPVSAGTAEGIARIILRPENAVLHEGEILVSPQTDPGWTPLFQSAKAIVTEVGGLMTHGAVVAREYGIPAVVGVDDATTLIKDGETIRVDGDQGFVEILKQ, from the coding sequence ATGACACCGTATGTACTTTTTTTTGAACAAATCGATCATTTAAGTCTGCCTTATGTTGGCGGTAAAGGAGCGAACCTGGGGGAACTGACCAAAGCAGGTTTTCCCGTACCCGATGGATTTTGCGTAACGACTTACGCTTATCGAGATTTTATCGCAACAAGTCCGAAAATGGATACGTTGTTTGCTGCGCTGAAGGCTATCGACCCCACCGACTTAAACCTCATTAGGGAATTGGGAGAACAAATTCGGACACATTTACAGCAGTTGGCGATACCCACGCAAATTAGGGACGAAATCATACAGGCCTGGACGAAGCAGGGAGCGAATCATGCGTATGCAGTTCGTTCCAGTGCAACGGCCGAGGATTTACCCAATGCGTCCTTTGCTGGTCAGCAGGATACGTATTTAAACATCAAAGGTCAGGATGAACTTTTGCAGCATGTCCGTAAAGGCTGGGCTTCTTTATTCACAGATCGGGCCATTGCCTATCGAGCCAAGAACGCTTTCGATCACTCTGAAGTCTATTTATCAATCGTTGTGCAGCAAATGGTCATGCCTGATATTTCAGGAATATTGTTCACTGCCGATCCTGTTAATGGAAATCGTAGTGTTGTTTCCATTGATGCGAGCTTTGGCTTAGGGGAAGCTCTTGTTTCCGGTTTAGTGTCGGCTGATTTATACAAAGTAAAAAATGATCGTATCATTTACAAGAAGATATCACAAAAGAAAGTAGCCATTTATTCTTTACCCGAAGGTGGTACAATTACCCAAGAGCTGCCAGAGGCACAGCAAGGGCAGCAAGCTCTGACCGATCAGCAAATTATCGATCTTGCTGCATTAGGAAAACAAATTCAGCAGCACTACGGTACACCCCAGGACATTGAATTTTGTATGGTAAAAGAGAATTTCTTTATCGTCCAGAGCCGCCCCATTACTACGTTATATCCTTTGCCGGAAATTCCCGAACAACCGCTGCGGGTGCTGCTGTCCTTTGGTCATATTCAAATGATGCCGAATGCGATAAAGCCATTAGGCAGATCCGTATTACGCACGGCATTTCCCCCACAGGTATTTGTCGAGGCGGGCAGCAGAATCTATATTGATCTTACGGATTTTCTGCTGTCTAAAATAGTGCGCATCTTCTTTCCAAAATTATTAAAATTAGCAGACGAGGCTATGAGCCGTTCCCTGCATTCTGTCGTCAAACGACCAGGAATTTTCGCAGGAAACCTTCACTCAAATACTCCAGGTACTGCGTGCAAAATAGCAGCTCCCATTCTAAAAAAGGCCTGGAAGATTCTGCGTACTGGTGATCCCCGTCTGGCTAAACCTAGAATTGAAACCTTCATGCAGGAAAAAATGCAGCAAACTAGGCAAGCGCTCAGCAGCGTGCAAGGTGCCGAACGGCTAAAAGTCGTTCAACAGCAACTAGACGGTATGCTAATGGACATTATCCAGGAGATTATCCCCTATGTTGTACCTGGTGTGCTTGCCAATAAGCTGCTGGAAAAGCTGCTTATCCGCTGGATGGGAGATGCTGCAGAGCTGCATACGTTAAATAAATCCCTTCCCGGCAATGTTACTACCGAGCTGGGCCTGCAGCTTGGTGATTTGGCAGATCTACTGCGAAAACTTCCCGAGGTAGCAGAGTATTTAAAAACGGCTGATGATCAAACATTCTATACCGGACTTGCTCAAGTTGCTGGAGGTAATACCTTTAGACACGCCTTTGAAAAATTTATTGATCAATACGGCATGAGATGCCCAGGTGAAATTGATCTGACAAATCCCCGCTGGCGTGAAAGGCCAACGCAGTTACTGTCTGCCATATTCAGCCATATGCGAAGTGTAAAGCCAGGTGAACACCGCCAGCGGTTTGCCGAAGGAAAAAAGGAAGCGGATGAAGCCATCCTGCGTATTCTAAGCCATGTGAAAGACAATCGTTTCAATTTAAAACTGGCAACTCGGTTAATTGCTGTATTTCGCTATATGGGTGGACTTCGGGAACATCACAAATATTTAATGAGCGTAATTTTAGACGAATGCCAAAAAGTAATTATGGCCGAAGTCAATGAACTTGTTACAATGGGGAGACTGGAGCAGGCTCAAGACGCCTATTTCCTAAGTTTAGAAGAACTGATACAAATGAGCCAGGACGATTTTAGCGGTAATGCAGCTGATTTGATTGCAAAACGTAAAGAACAGTATCAATGGCATCAAAATTTAAAACCGCCCCGCATAATGACCAGTGAAGGTGAAATAATCATTGTTCCTCCTGACAGAAAGAATGTTCCTGAGGGTACGCTGATTGGCAGTCCTGTTTCCGCTGGTACTGCTGAAGGCATCGCTCGGATTATACTAAGGCCGGAAAATGCTGTGCTGCATGAAGGAGAGATTCTGGTTTCGCCCCAAACAGATCCGGGCTGGACCCCCTTATTCCAATCGGCTAAAGCCATCGTCACTGAGGTTGGAGGATTAATGACCCACGGTGCTGTTGTCGCCCGGGAATATGGTATTCCGGCAGTAGTAGGAGTTGATGATGCCACAACGCTCATTAAAGATGGCGAAACGATACGGGTGGATGGAGATCAGGGCTTTGTGGAGATTCTGAAGCAATAG
- a CDS encoding OmpH family outer membrane protein — protein MIKMNSKQLMNIFLAAFVLFSIITITTNTSTAYAAASPVGIVNYQLLVEQHPDSAKAQTAMNDAAEQAKTNFDTKSVNMNDQEKQSYYEQLQRGLQIKQQNLLEAIQNKVNDAVKAVAKSKGLTIVVDTGAAVYGEQDITDDVMKKIVAK, from the coding sequence ATGATAAAAATGAACAGCAAGCAACTTATGAATATTTTTCTAGCAGCCTTTGTACTCTTCAGTATAATCACCATTACTACTAATACCAGCACTGCTTATGCTGCTGCATCTCCAGTTGGAATAGTAAACTATCAACTTCTAGTTGAACAGCATCCCGATTCAGCAAAAGCCCAAACAGCGATGAACGATGCTGCTGAGCAAGCAAAAACCAACTTTGACACAAAATCAGTTAATATGAACGATCAAGAAAAACAATCATATTATGAGCAGCTACAACGAGGACTTCAAATTAAGCAGCAGAATCTTTTAGAAGCTATTCAAAATAAAGTAAACGATGCTGTTAAGGCCGTGGCGAAGTCGAAAGGTTTAACTATTGTCGTAGACACAGGAGCTGCAGTTTATGGCGAACAGGATATAACAGATGATGTAATGAAAAAGATCGTGGCAAAATAA
- a CDS encoding OmpA family protein, which produces MRVEKNPWIPIADLLSSVVLVLLLLFVMAVIVPRFTQEAQKREAIVQLQSALHDYEVNGLVKLDMESGMLEFTDITFDKGSALLNDKSIPAIKEVASVLVANMDKNPQMQILIEGHTDPTVVTATVNKGGYFENNIQLSALRASNVRGYLLQSMGEGYVNRIGIAGYGETRLKNNVDKMASENRRVEVRMLWAE; this is translated from the coding sequence ATGAGAGTTGAAAAAAATCCCTGGATACCCATCGCTGATTTATTATCAAGTGTTGTATTGGTATTGCTCTTACTATTTGTTATGGCGGTTATTGTACCGCGTTTTACCCAAGAAGCTCAAAAGAGAGAAGCCATTGTCCAATTACAAAGTGCACTCCATGATTATGAAGTTAATGGGTTAGTAAAATTGGATATGGAAAGTGGAATGTTGGAATTTACGGATATTACCTTTGATAAAGGGAGTGCGCTGCTAAATGACAAATCGATTCCTGCCATTAAAGAAGTTGCTAGTGTATTAGTCGCGAATATGGATAAGAATCCTCAAATGCAAATTCTTATTGAAGGTCATACTGATCCTACTGTTGTTACCGCAACGGTTAATAAAGGTGGTTATTTTGAGAATAATATACAACTTTCAGCATTAAGAGCCTCAAATGTACGGGGATATTTGCTTCAATCCATGGGAGAGGGATATGTAAATCGAATTGGCATTGCTGGCTATGGAGAAACCCGATTGAAAAATAATGTGGACAAAATGGCCAGTGAAAATCGGCGGGTTGAAGTTCGTATGTTATGGGCCGAGTAG
- a CDS encoding tetratricopeptide repeat protein, with the protein MFADENEHSFTAIQWFNKGYDYDMKEDYDNAIFAYTKAIELNPHDPDAYTNRGVIYDIQGEYDLAIMDYTKAIELDPLDADAYTNRGVIYDSKGEYDLAMVDYTKAIELNPQGADSYANRGVIYDNKGEYELAIMDYTKAIELNPQDADTYFNKATICRMLGRNSEALDAYNLFIRYAPAADPNREKATQQIRELGGTI; encoded by the coding sequence ATGTTTGCGGATGAAAATGAACATTCTTTTACAGCCATTCAGTGGTTTAATAAAGGGTACGATTATGACATGAAAGAAGATTATGATAATGCCATTTTTGCGTATACTAAGGCGATTGAGTTAAATCCTCACGATCCAGATGCTTACACAAATCGCGGGGTAATTTATGACATCCAAGGTGAATACGACTTAGCGATTATGGATTATACCAAAGCGATTGAGTTAGATCCATTAGATGCGGATGCTTATACTAACCGTGGGGTCATTTATGATAGCAAAGGCGAATACGACTTAGCGATGGTAGATTATACTAAAGCCATTGAATTAAATCCACAAGGTGCAGATTCTTATGCTAATCGCGGAGTTATTTATGATAACAAAGGTGAATATGAATTAGCGATAATGGATTATACTAAAGCAATTGAATTAAACCCACAAGATGCGGATACTTATTTTAACAAGGCCACTATTTGCAGAATGTTAGGACGTAACTCTGAAGCGCTAGATGCCTATAATTTATTTATACGCTATGCACCTGCTGCGGATCCTAATAGGGAAAAAGCTACACAACAAATAAGAGAACTTGGTGGGACGATTTAA
- a CDS encoding aspartate/glutamate racemase family protein, translated as MQKSIGIIGGMGSLATCDLFKKIIDMTDAKCDQEHIHICIDCNTNIPDRTKAILGGGKDPIPEMVRSGVRLQSMGADVLIMPCNTAHYFYDKITPFFDIPLLNMLKETVQEIQRRKIRKIGLLATDGTIKSRVYHTALADAGIDLVIPSPIGQRSVMDIIYNGIKASNRNINLNQFYGAIDELFEKGAEILVLGCTELSVAFELFHIERPSIDPTSVLAAAAIRFVEKPLLTK; from the coding sequence ATGCAAAAATCAATCGGCATTATTGGCGGCATGGGCTCGTTAGCTACATGCGATTTGTTTAAGAAAATTATAGATATGACGGATGCCAAGTGTGACCAAGAACATATCCATATTTGTATAGATTGTAATACTAATATTCCTGACAGGACAAAAGCCATTTTAGGAGGGGGAAAAGACCCCATTCCCGAAATGGTGAGAAGCGGCGTTAGATTGCAGTCCATGGGGGCAGATGTATTAATAATGCCATGCAATACAGCGCATTATTTTTATGATAAGATTACGCCTTTCTTTGATATTCCACTTTTAAATATGTTGAAAGAAACGGTGCAGGAAATACAAAGAAGAAAAATAAGAAAAATTGGGTTACTGGCAACGGATGGGACTATTAAGTCAAGAGTGTATCATACGGCCTTAGCGGACGCAGGAATCGATTTGGTGATTCCTTCGCCAATAGGGCAGAGGAGTGTAATGGATATTATTTATAATGGGATAAAGGCGTCAAATAGGAATATCAACCTTAATCAATTTTATGGAGCCATTGACGAGCTTTTTGAAAAAGGGGCAGAAATATTGGTATTGGGTTGTACAGAGCTTTCGGTTGCATTTGAACTGTTTCATATTGAAAGACCGTCAATTGACCCCACCTCAGTATTAGCTGCAGCGGCAATCCGTTTTGTTGAGAAGCCGTTATTAACTAAATAA